In Hydractinia symbiolongicarpus strain clone_291-10 chromosome 13, HSymV2.1, whole genome shotgun sequence, a single genomic region encodes these proteins:
- the LOC130623196 gene encoding uncharacterized protein LOC130623196: MLNKALSYLAGNLEKDKILILTPTGVATINVEGNTIHSALGIPVDRSFTKNISKLKRCMLRNKLSELNIIVIDEISMVSNKLLLHIHQRLTEIFGCSDDIPFAGISVIACGDLYQLPPIQARPIYTDYKDVLLNLSHCWKYFKIAELTEVMRQRGDQRLIELLNNIRVGNLETQHEDLLKSKFIFQNDPNYPEDAIYIFAESL; this comes from the coding sequence ATGCTAAATAAAGCACTTTCTTATCTTGCAGGGAACttagaaaaagataaaattCTTATTCTGACGCCAACTGGTGTTGCTACTATCAATGTAGAGGGAAATACAATACATTCAGCTTTAGGTATACCTGTTGATAGAAGTTTTACTAAAAACATTTCGAAGTTGAAGAGATGCATGTTGCGAAATAAGCTTTCAGAGTTAAACATTATCGTAATAGACGAAATCTCAATGGTTTCAAACAAGCTGCTGTTGCACATCCACCAACGGCTAACTGAAATATTTGGATGCTCAGATGACATTCCATTTGCAGGAATATCTGTTATAGCATGTGGGGATTTATACCAACTTCCACCAATTCAAGCAAGACCAATTTATACAGACTATAAAGATGTATTGTTAAATCTTTCGCATTGCTGGAAATATTTTAAGATTGCTGAACTAACAGAAGTTATGAGGCAGCGTGGTGATCAACGtttgattgaattattaaacaatatcagaGTGGGAAACTTAGAAACGCAACACGAAGATTtactaaaatctaaatttatttttcaaaatgaccCAAACTACCCCGAAGatgcaatttatatttttgctgAAAGCCTCTGA
- the LOC130623558 gene encoding uncharacterized protein LOC130623558, with product MLNIKRKCVIAALIFIFLFLILSTFQLQTDFFKFTHVFNCGQRNISTIEPYEVERIKKNLVLSYTIFGRDSAKKWGHLIGMVAEEAIKSNLYQNWTVRIYHDKSLSKEYIKSYTSKFDNLKFYDVTATSLYGDITSINGRVWRFLPLADDTVDIVCFRDLDSPIIKREEDAVKKWLESGHIMHVMRDHYWHTTEVLAGLWGFRSALDRTLAKKIVNMVLINAEKRSGNHEATKLNDQAVLARYIWPLVKPKSLQHDSYLCTRYDGTVPFPTKRYDDFLFVGCIRPCNVTERKPCDIKCRPKNHTDWTYC from the coding sequence ATGTTGAACATTAAAAGAAAATGTGTAATAGCTgctttaattttcatttttctgtTCCTGATTTTATCCACATTCCAGTTGCAAACagatttctttaaatttacacATGTGTTTAATTGTGGTCAACGAAATATTTCAACAATCGAGCCTTATGAAGtagaacgaattaaaaaaaacttggttCTTTCATATACCATATTTGGTAGAGATTCGGCAAAAAAATGGGGACATCTGATTGGAATGGTTGCTGAAGAAGCAATAAAAAGTAATTTGTATCAAAACTGGACAGTTCGAATTTACCACGATAAATCTCTTAGCAAAGAATATATCAAAAGTTatacttctaaatttgacaatcTAAAATTTTATGATGTCACAGCAACGTCATTGTACGGAGACATAACGTCAATCAATGGTAGAGTATGGAGATTCTTGCCTTTGGCGGATGATACTGTCGATATTGTTTGCTTCAGAGATCTAGACTCACCGATCATAAAAAGAGAAGAGGATGCAGTAAAGAAATGGTTGGAAAGTGGTCACATCATGCATGTTATGCGGGATCATTATTGGCATACAACTGAAGTCTTAGCGGGCTTATGGGGTTTTCGAAGTGCTTTGGATAGAACATTAGCCAAAAAAATCGTCAATATGGTTTTGATAAACGCCGAGAAAAGGTCTGGAAATCACGAAGCTACAAAATTGAACGACCAAGCAGTTTTAGCCAGATATATTTGGCCATTAGTGAAACCTAAAAGTTTACAACACGATTCGTACCTTTGTACGAGATACGATGGTACTGTACCGTTTCCAACGAAAAGATAtgatgattttttgtttgttggatGTATTCGACCTTGTAATGTGACTGAAAGAAAACCATGTGATATAAAATGTCGGCCAAAAAATCATACAGATTGGACATACTGTTAA